The following proteins are encoded in a genomic region of Chelmon rostratus isolate fCheRos1 chromosome 3, fCheRos1.pri, whole genome shotgun sequence:
- the LOC121604457 gene encoding homeobox protein Nkx-2.3-like encodes MLLGGLHFLGAAEQELDDMMLQSPLTSTPFSVKDILKLEQQQQQSGSLELQHRPHTQQQLTGSPPPQQQQQQHFQTPPSCMLAGARDSPSFSDGEDNLAYLNALAVREEDRGETSLSPDMYVHPGLQGAKLEAAELDEQESKSCGLVSQEEAAEGGQGDSERPVQKQRSRRRPRVLFSQAQVFELERRFKQQRYLSAPEREHLATTLKLTSNQVKIWFQNRRYKCKRQRQDKSLEAAGQHHPPPPRRVAVPVLVRDGKPCLGGAQSYAAAAPYGSNPYSYNGYQAYTYNSPAYNTNYSCTYTSIPALPPSSTSNAFMNMNLGNVSGLGGSPQAQTHQGTGVTSCQGSLQGIRAW; translated from the exons ATGTTACTCGGCGGGCTTCATTTCCTCGGTGCTGCAGAGCAGGAGCTGGATGACATGATGCTGCAGAGTCCGCTCACCTCCACGCCGTTTTCTGTCAAGGATATCCTcaagctggagcagcagcagcagcagtccgGGTCCCTGGAGCTCCAGCACCGGCCCCACACTCAGCAGCAGTTGACCGGGTCTCCTCctccgcagcagcagcagcagcagcatttccaGACCCCGCCGTCCTGCATGCTGGCCGGGGCCCGGGACAGTCCTTCCTTCTCGGACGGAGAGGACAACCTGGCCTACCTCAACGCGCTGGCGGTGCGGGAGGAGGACCGTGGGGAGACCAGCCTGTCCCCGGACATGTACGTCCATCCCGGCCTCCAGGGAGCCAAGCTGGAAGCCGCTGAGCTGGACGAGCAGGAGAGCA AGAGCTGTGGTTTGGTGTCCCAGGAGGAGGCGGCTGAGGGCGGGCAGGGCGACTCAGAGCGGCCGGTGCAGAAGCAGAGGAGCCGGCGGAGACCCAGGGTGCTCTTCTCCCAGGCGCAGGTCTTCGAGCTGGAGCGGCGCTTCAAGCAGCAGCGCTACCTGTCCGCCCCTGAGCGGGAGCACCTGGCGACCACCCTCAAGCTCACCTCGAACCAGGTGAAAATCTGGTTCCAAAACCGCCGCTACAAGTGCAAACGGCAGCGGCAGGACAAGTCCCTGGAGGCGGCGGGACAGCACCACCCTCCTCCGCCCCGGCGCGTCGCCGTGCCGGTCCTGGTCCGAGATGGGAAGCCGTGTCTGGGCGGTGCGCAGAGCTACGCCGCTGCTGCCCCGTACGGATCCAATCCGTACAGCTATAACGGATACCAAGCATATACATACAACAGCCCCGCTTACAACACCAACTACAGCTGCACGTACACCAGCATCCCCGCCCTGCCTCCGTCCAGCACCTCCAACGCCTTCATGAACATGAACTTGGGAAACGTGAGCGGCCTCGGCGGCTCCCCACAGGCCCAAACACATCAAGGGACAGGGGTCACATCGTGCCAAGGCTCCCTGCAGGGGATCCGGGCCTGGTAG